In one Silene latifolia isolate original U9 population chromosome 10, ASM4854445v1, whole genome shotgun sequence genomic region, the following are encoded:
- the LOC141605843 gene encoding uncharacterized protein LOC141605843, which translates to MWRSISSTSPLTRNLGKRLFSLQNQSSSSFQSQVFHHKCFTSSSYCTYLLNRANPRKFTYQNLRFLSQSSLISEFESENHSPNSSSSEGEVDNDAIDVIDENGEINGAQISRSSAIDELPADFDGNVENDDAQIEGFGLTEGLDADFGENVENNDVEKLEKLLSLLQSTVEESLETSLDDLELNLNDEFMVRVIETPLVPGAHLVRFFKWALSKEGSEVTTSKVLGSLANVICNAPKRRDVYALWDLVKEVEESGVVSVELLNQLIHTFSELGKGKAAFEVFGKFDDLGCVPNVDTYYFTIKALCKRSFYEWSLSVSQKMLDAGMLPDSCKVGDIISFYCKGLKSKEAHAVYLAARQKNMYPSQRPVNFLVSCLSKDDETVSLAKEMLAEFSSQSRKQGINPFSWVIRGLCRKKDVEGGKKLLLEMIEKGPPPGNAVFNTVINALSKAGDVEEAKEMLKLMETRGLKPDVFSYSVIISGYTKGGLMEEACKVLSDARKKHPKLCPVTIHTLIRGYCKLEQFDKAVNLLKDMRKYGVEPNVDEYNKLIQSLCLKALDWKTAERLLEEMKANGMHLPSITRDLISAVKELEQEAAGPEEAVMKA; encoded by the coding sequence ATGTGGAGATCGATAAGTTCAACATCTCCTCTCACCAGAAATTTGGGAAAAAGGTTGTTTTCCTTGCAAAACCAATCGTCATCTTCATTTCAATCTCAGGTATTCCATCATAAATGCTTTACTTCTTCATCATACTGTACTTATTTGTTGAATAGGGCAAATCCCAGAAAGTTTACCTATCAGAATCTGCGGTTTTTGTCTCAATCTTCTTTGATTAGTGAGTTTGAATCTGAAAATCATAGTCCCAATTCTTCTTCTTCTGAGGGTGAAGTGGATAATGATGCCATTGATGTTATTGATGAAAATGGTGAAATTAATGGTGCCCAGATTAGTCGGTCTAGTGCAATTGATGAATTACCAGCTGATTTTGATGGAAATGTTGAAAATGATGATGCCCAGATTGAAGGGTTTGGGTTAACTGAGGGATTAGATGCTGATTTTGGTGAAAATGTTGAAAATAATGATGTCGAAAAATTGGAAAAGTTGTTGTCTTTACTTCAGAGTACTGTGGAAGAGTCTTTAGAAACTAGCCTTGATGATTTGGAATTGAACTTGAATGATGAGTTTATGGTGAGAGTGATTGAAACTCCTCTTGTTCCTGGGGCGCATCTGGTTAGATTCTTCAAGTGGGCTTTGAGTAAGGAAGGATCTGAGGTTACTACTTCGAAGGTTTTGGGCTCGCTTGCGAATGTTATATGTAATGCACCCAAAAGAAGGGATGTCTATGCTTTGTGGGATTTGGTGAAAGAAGTAGAAGAGAGTGGGGTAGTTAGTGTTGAACTATTGAATCAGCTTATTCATACGTTTTCAGAATTAGGTAAGGGAAAGGCTGCATTTGAGGTATTTGGTAAGTTTGATGATCTTGGATGCGTACCTAATGTCGACACATATTATTTTACCATTAAAGCGCTTTGCAAGCGTTCGTTCTATGAATGGTCTTTGTCAGTCAGCCAGAAAATGCTTGATGCTGGGATGCTTCCTGACAGTTGTAAGGTCGGCGACATCATATCTTTCTACTGCAAAGGGCTTAAATCTAAAGAGGCTCATGCTGTTTATCTCGCAGCAAGACAGAAGAATATGTATCCTTCCCAACGCCCTGTTAATTTTTTGGTAAGCTGTTTATCTAAAGATGATGAAACTGTTTCCTTAGCAAAGGAAATGTTGGCGGAATTCTCAAGTCAATCACGAAAGCAGGGCATCAACCCGTTTTCATGGGTAATCCGTGGTTTGTGTAGGAAAAAGGATGTTGAGGGTGGAAAGAAGTTACTTCTCGAGATGATAGAGAAAGGACCACCTCCAGGAAATGCAGTCTTTAATACCGTAATAAACGCGCTCTCTAAGGCTGGGGATGTCGAGGAAGCCAAGGAAATGCTGAAATTGATGGAGACTAGAGGACTTAAACCCGATGTATTCTCTTACAGTGTCATAATTAGTGGATATACAAAGGGGggattaatggaagaagcttgtaAAGTCTTGTCAGATGCCAGAAAGAAGCATCCTAAACTATGCCCAGTGACTATCCACACGCTTATTCGAGGTTATTGCAAGTTGGAACAATTTGACAAGGCCGTGAACTTGCTGAAGGATATGAGGAAATATGGGGTTGAACCTAATGTCGATGAGTATAATAAGTTGATTCAGTCCCTATGCTTGAAAGCTCTCGATTGGAAAACAGCAGAAAGGCTCTTAGAAGAAATGAAAGCCAATGGAATGCATCTTCCTTCCATCACTCGAGATCTCATAAGTGCAGTCAAGGAACTGGAACAAGAAGCAGCTGGGCCTGAAGAAGCTGTTATGAAAGCATAG